The following proteins are encoded in a genomic region of Spirosoma sp. SC4-14:
- a CDS encoding LytTR family DNA-binding domain-containing protein — protein MILRCILVEDEPMARKSLQRLCENHASLDLVGVFDNAADALSFLTNHAIDLIWLDIEMPGLSGFELLENLPIIPSVVMTTGKTEYAYQAFQYQVIDYLHKPITIPRFNLAVEKVLELNKLNKLATDRKEIYIKNEGRYVRLPFDTITYIENIGDYVKIYTATQTYVVYTTMKSLEEKLGPQFLRVHRSYIVHLNKIVDIEENTLVITDKVIPISRANKSELMSRLNLL, from the coding sequence ATGATTTTACGATGTATTCTTGTTGAAGACGAGCCTATGGCTCGCAAATCGTTACAGCGCCTGTGTGAGAATCATGCCTCGCTGGATCTGGTTGGGGTGTTCGATAATGCCGCCGATGCACTAAGTTTTCTGACAAACCATGCCATTGATCTGATCTGGCTCGACATTGAGATGCCAGGACTATCGGGTTTTGAGTTGCTGGAAAACCTACCCATCATTCCATCGGTAGTGATGACCACCGGCAAAACGGAATATGCTTATCAGGCATTTCAGTATCAGGTTATTGATTATCTCCATAAGCCCATAACCATACCCCGCTTCAATCTGGCCGTTGAAAAAGTACTAGAACTCAATAAACTCAATAAACTGGCCACCGACCGAAAAGAGATTTATATCAAAAATGAGGGGCGGTATGTTCGGTTACCGTTCGATACAATCACGTACATTGAAAATATTGGCGATTATGTAAAAATCTATACAGCAACCCAGACCTATGTGGTCTACACAACCATGAAGTCGCTCGAAGAAAAACTGGGGCCACAATTCCTGCGCGTACACCGGTCTTATATCGTTCACCTCAACAAGATTGTCGATATTGAAGAAAATACGCTGGTTATTACCGATAAAGTTATACCCATCAGCCGGGCCAACAAATCTGAACTGATGAGCCGACTCAACTTGCTCTAG
- a CDS encoding NADP-dependent glyceraldehyde-3-phosphate dehydrogenase: MTNPQLASLFPGDESQIPANYRIEPIHQRQYLINGEMRQWDGPVSDVYSPICLPAANGALERVLVGSYPVTGPKEALDALDAAVAAYDNGRGQWPTMSVADRIKCMETFVGKMLEKKELVVNLIMWEIGKNLADATKEFDRTAKYIYDTIDTLKNMDRNSSRFRIEEGIIGQIRRSPLGVVLAMGPFNYPLNETYTTLIPAILMGNTILFKTPKHGSLLHYPLLEAFQTSFPKGVVNSLYGRGANVVPPVMQSGKINVLTLIGSSRVADELQRQHPKLNRLRSIMSLDAKNAAIILPDADLDVAVSECLLGSLSFNGQRCTAIKIVWAHSSIVDEFLKRFSTAVNKLKLGMPWMAGAQITPLPEPTKTQYLAEIIADAQAKGAAIVNEGGGEMIASLFQPAVVYPVSEGMRLYREEQFGPVIPVVPFSDTDEFIDYLITDDHGMQASIFGTDTNEIAKLIDPLVNLVSRVNINAQCQRGPDTFPFTGRKDSAEGTLSVEDALRSFSIRSAVATKDTEANKHILNEIVREHKSEFLSTNFIF, translated from the coding sequence ATGACAAACCCACAACTCGCCAGCCTGTTCCCTGGCGACGAGTCTCAAATTCCGGCCAATTATCGAATTGAGCCAATCCATCAGCGCCAATACCTGATCAATGGCGAGATGCGTCAGTGGGATGGCCCGGTTTCTGACGTGTACTCGCCTATCTGCTTGCCAGCTGCCAATGGAGCACTTGAACGCGTACTCGTTGGAAGTTATCCGGTTACGGGGCCTAAAGAAGCACTCGATGCACTGGACGCTGCCGTTGCCGCCTACGATAATGGCCGTGGCCAATGGCCAACCATGTCGGTTGCCGACCGCATTAAGTGTATGGAAACGTTTGTTGGCAAAATGCTCGAAAAGAAAGAGCTTGTCGTGAACCTCATTATGTGGGAAATTGGCAAGAATCTGGCCGATGCCACAAAAGAATTTGACCGAACGGCGAAATACATTTATGATACCATCGATACCCTGAAAAATATGGACCGCAATTCTTCACGGTTCCGTATTGAAGAAGGTATCATCGGGCAAATTCGCCGATCACCTCTGGGTGTTGTGCTGGCAATGGGGCCATTCAATTACCCGCTCAACGAGACGTACACAACCCTTATTCCGGCTATTCTGATGGGAAACACCATCCTGTTCAAAACACCGAAACACGGGTCATTATTGCATTATCCGTTGCTCGAAGCGTTTCAGACCAGTTTCCCGAAGGGCGTTGTTAACTCGCTCTACGGTCGTGGTGCCAATGTGGTGCCACCAGTCATGCAGTCGGGCAAGATCAATGTATTGACCCTGATCGGATCGAGCCGGGTGGCTGATGAACTACAGCGACAACACCCCAAACTAAACCGGCTTCGGTCAATTATGAGTCTGGATGCCAAAAACGCGGCAATTATCTTGCCCGATGCTGATCTGGACGTAGCCGTGAGCGAATGTTTACTGGGGTCGTTATCATTTAATGGGCAGCGCTGCACCGCCATCAAAATTGTTTGGGCACATAGCAGTATAGTGGACGAATTTCTGAAACGGTTCAGCACTGCCGTAAACAAGCTGAAACTAGGTATGCCCTGGATGGCCGGTGCGCAGATTACCCCTTTGCCTGAGCCAACTAAAACCCAATATCTGGCCGAGATTATTGCTGATGCTCAGGCAAAAGGGGCCGCAATTGTTAACGAAGGTGGTGGCGAAATGATTGCTTCTTTGTTTCAGCCTGCGGTTGTGTATCCCGTAAGTGAAGGCATGCGCTTGTATCGGGAAGAACAATTCGGCCCCGTTATTCCGGTTGTACCTTTCAGTGATACCGACGAGTTTATCGATTACCTCATCACCGACGACCATGGGATGCAGGCCAGTATTTTCGGTACCGATACCAATGAGATTGCGAAACTGATTGACCCGCTGGTTAATCTGGTAAGTCGCGTCAACATCAATGCCCAGTGTCAGCGAGGACCTGATACCTTTCCGTTTACGGGGCGTAAAGATTCGGCCGAAGGAACACTATCGGTCGAAGATGCGCTCCGGTCGTTTTCGATTCGGTCGGCGGTAGCTACTAAAGACACCGAAGCAAACAAACATATTCTAAACGAGATTGTTCGGGAGCACAAATCGGAGTTTTTGAGTACTAATTTTATTTTTTAG